The proteins below are encoded in one region of Sedimentibacter sp. zth1:
- a CDS encoding histidinol-phosphate transaminase: protein MNKNSHGADIYTEATTHKINQNDIIDFSSNINPFGFPKSVKFSIIEALEYAHRYPDVNCRELRKSLSNYENVNEKYIYCSNGAIESIFRLVNFLKPKNALILAPTFSEYEQALKSEKCSVNYYNLTEENNFLIKDDILDFIDDNTDILFICNPNNPTGQLTSYDMLKKIIEHSKRTGTIVVLDECFIEFVDNYQEYSVKDLLDEYNNLIIVKAFTKIYAMAGIRLGYCLCRNEQILNGIKKSGPVWNVSTIAQVAGVAAIKETKYVENSLIYIKAQRQYLYNELINLGFNVYAPSANYIFFKSQYNCNLKEELMKNGMLIRSCGNYEGLDNRYYRVAVKMENENKKLISGLKEILDK from the coding sequence ATGAACAAAAATTCTCATGGAGCAGATATATATACAGAAGCAACAACCCATAAGATAAACCAAAATGATATAATAGATTTTTCTTCAAATATCAACCCATTTGGCTTTCCTAAAAGTGTTAAATTTTCAATTATAGAAGCATTAGAGTATGCACATAGGTATCCAGATGTTAATTGTAGGGAACTTAGAAAATCTCTTTCTAATTATGAAAATGTAAATGAAAAGTACATATACTGTTCAAATGGAGCAATAGAGTCTATTTTTAGATTAGTAAATTTTTTAAAGCCTAAAAATGCTTTGATATTGGCACCAACCTTTTCGGAATACGAGCAGGCCTTAAAAAGTGAAAAATGTAGTGTTAATTATTATAATTTAACTGAAGAAAATAATTTTTTAATTAAAGATGATATATTGGATTTTATAGATGATAATACAGATATACTTTTTATTTGTAATCCAAATAATCCGACTGGTCAGCTAACAAGCTATGATATGTTAAAAAAGATTATTGAACACTCAAAAAGAACTGGAACAATAGTTGTATTGGATGAATGTTTCATAGAGTTCGTTGATAACTATCAAGAGTATAGCGTGAAAGATTTACTTGATGAATATAACAATTTAATTATAGTAAAAGCATTTACAAAAATTTATGCCATGGCTGGAATTAGGCTGGGTTATTGTCTTTGTAGAAATGAGCAAATATTAAACGGGATAAAAAAATCTGGTCCTGTTTGGAATGTGTCAACCATAGCTCAAGTTGCAGGAGTTGCAGCTATAAAAGAAACAAAATATGTTGAAAATTCACTTATATACATAAAAGCACAAAGGCAATATTTATATAATGAGTTAATTAACCTAGGATTTAATGTATATGCACCAAGTGCCAATTATATATTTTTTAAATCTCAATATAATTGCAATTTGAAAGAAGAATTGATGAAAAATGGTATGCTTATAAGGTCGTGTGGTAATTATGAGGGGTTAGATAATAGGTATTATAGAGTGGCTGTTAAAATGGAAAATGAAAACAAAAAACTAATAAGTGGCTTAAAAGAAATTTTGGATAAATAG
- a CDS encoding cobyric acid synthase: MAKVIMVQGTTSNAGKSIVTAALCRIFKQDGYKVAPFKSQNMALNSYITKDGLEMGRAQVMQAEAAGIEPDVRMNPILLKPTGDKGSQVILNGSVLGDMSAKDYYKQKTMLIPHILKSYNSLAEENDVIVIEGAGSPAEINLRENDIVNMGMAELVDAPVILVGDIDRGGVFASIAGTLLLLTDDEKKRVKGTVINKFRGDVDILKPGLDMLEDITHVGVLGVIPYMKLQIDDEDSLSERLDNKNELKLIDIAVIKLPRLSNFTDFNVFEMFNGVSVRYVSNVHDLCDPDMVILPGTKNTIEDLKWLRQSGLEAKIQRFAHQGKPVFGICGGYQMLGDKIYDPESVESGGEIRGLGLLNTETTFYQEKIRTQVKGKFKEINGLYNYLSNIEFEGYEIHMGDTNTQNVEPLSSINVISDTLANKVKNDGVVNKNVAGSYIHGIFDNSNVANAIVEMLYDRKGLNKEELEGFDINQFKNSQYDLLADTVRKSLDMDKIYAIIK, from the coding sequence ATGGCAAAGGTAATAATGGTACAAGGTACAACGTCTAATGCTGGTAAAAGTATTGTTACTGCAGCATTATGTAGAATATTCAAACAAGATGGATACAAGGTAGCACCTTTTAAATCACAAAATATGGCACTTAATTCCTATATTACTAAGGACGGGCTTGAAATGGGAAGAGCACAGGTAATGCAAGCAGAAGCAGCTGGTATAGAGCCTGATGTTAGAATGAATCCTATATTATTAAAGCCAACAGGAGATAAAGGTTCTCAGGTCATATTAAACGGTTCAGTGCTAGGAGATATGAGTGCAAAAGACTACTATAAACAAAAGACTATGCTAATTCCTCATATCCTAAAATCGTACAATTCTTTAGCGGAAGAAAATGATGTAATTGTTATAGAGGGTGCTGGCAGTCCTGCTGAAATAAATTTGAGAGAAAATGATATTGTAAATATGGGTATGGCTGAACTTGTTGATGCACCAGTTATACTGGTAGGAGATATTGATAGAGGTGGTGTGTTTGCATCAATTGCAGGAACACTGTTACTTTTGACAGATGATGAGAAGAAAAGAGTAAAGGGTACGGTGATAAACAAGTTTAGAGGTGATGTCGATATTCTAAAGCCAGGACTTGATATGTTAGAAGATATAACACATGTTGGTGTACTTGGTGTTATACCATATATGAAACTTCAAATAGATGACGAGGATAGCCTTTCGGAAAGGTTGGACAATAAAAATGAACTTAAACTTATAGATATTGCTGTTATAAAGTTACCAAGACTTTCAAACTTTACTGATTTCAATGTATTTGAAATGTTCAATGGTGTTTCAGTTAGATATGTGTCTAATGTACATGATTTGTGTGATCCTGACATGGTAATTTTACCTGGTACAAAAAATACAATTGAAGACTTGAAATGGCTACGACAAAGCGGGTTAGAAGCTAAAATACAGCGATTTGCACATCAAGGCAAGCCGGTTTTTGGAATATGTGGTGGGTATCAAATGCTTGGTGATAAAATATATGACCCAGAAAGTGTAGAGTCTGGTGGAGAAATTAGAGGATTGGGACTTTTAAATACTGAAACAACTTTTTATCAAGAAAAGATTAGAACACAGGTTAAAGGAAAGTTTAAAGAAATTAATGGACTATATAATTATTTGTCGAATATTGAATTTGAAGGCTATGAAATACATATGGGAGATACAAATACACAAAATGTAGAACCACTTAGTTCTATAAATGTAATTTCTGATACTTTAGCTAATAAAGTTAAAAATGATGGTGTTGTAAATAAAAATGTTGCTGGCTCATATATACATGGTATATTTGACAATAGCAATGTTGCAAATGCAATAGTTGAAATGCTATATGATAGAAAAGGATTAAATAAAGAGGAATTAGAAGGTTTTGATATAAATCAATTTAAAAATTCGCAATATGATTTATTAGCTGATACCGTTAGAAAATCATTAGATATGGATAAAATATATGCTATAATAAAATAA